Proteins co-encoded in one Streptomyces sp. JH34 genomic window:
- a CDS encoding DUF4352 domain-containing protein: MSQYSQPPQPQPQQPYAPVHAPGTRPARNGLGIAALVLGIIGSVSGLIPLLFWLAGILGLIALILGLSGRGRVKRGEATNKGVTTFGAALGLLALILSVVGAVITFKAVDDAVDSIDKELSGSSASARPGGADRSTKGEAATDVDAPEKDQALAEGDAAVYDDGLEVTVNAPAAYTAGEYAIGHTKGNKAYTVTVVIENKGKEKFDASLVSLEARAGEDGVDAEQIFDEKIGEGFAGTVLPGKKITAEYAFDAPADAGTLSVEVSPDFDLDASQWELKL, translated from the coding sequence ATGTCCCAGTACTCGCAGCCGCCGCAGCCCCAGCCCCAGCAGCCCTACGCTCCCGTCCACGCTCCCGGGACACGTCCCGCCCGTAACGGACTCGGTATCGCGGCACTCGTCCTGGGCATCATCGGTTCCGTCTCCGGACTGATCCCGCTGCTCTTCTGGCTGGCCGGCATCCTCGGCCTCATCGCGCTGATCCTCGGCCTGTCGGGACGGGGCCGCGTCAAGCGCGGTGAGGCGACGAACAAGGGAGTGACCACCTTCGGCGCCGCACTCGGCCTTCTCGCGCTGATCCTGTCGGTGGTCGGCGCCGTCATCACGTTCAAGGCCGTGGACGACGCGGTGGACAGCATCGACAAGGAGCTCTCGGGGAGTTCGGCCTCCGCCAGACCGGGCGGAGCCGACAGGAGCACGAAGGGCGAGGCCGCGACGGACGTGGACGCCCCCGAGAAGGACCAGGCCCTGGCGGAAGGGGACGCGGCCGTGTACGACGACGGTCTCGAAGTGACGGTCAACGCCCCGGCCGCCTACACCGCGGGCGAATACGCGATCGGCCACACCAAGGGCAACAAGGCGTACACCGTCACGGTCGTCATCGAGAACAAGGGCAAGGAGAAGTTCGACGCGTCCCTCGTCAGCCTGGAGGCCCGCGCCGGCGAGGACGGGGTGGACGCGGAGCAGATCTTCGACGAGAAGATCGGGGAAGGCTTCGCCGGCACGGTCCTGCCGGGCAAGAAGATCACGGCCGAGTACGCCTTCG
- a CDS encoding N-6 DNA methylase, with the protein MPENSTEVTAAGIARLAGVGRAAVSNWRRRHADFPRPVGGTDTSPSFSLPEVEQWLRDQGKLAEVPLRERVWQQLTGHPAGAVTALVHAGCALLLVRDRPTAWLEITAVSDARMAEVLPVALDEVLTARLGPERAVHTPTGPELLASVPLLRATAELAAGTGARRAFEFLFVRQLDANPRQYTLTPPGLAALMADLAEQVTRGAGGGPAGGRTADRTVLDPAAGTGALLRAVGGPVTLYAQEADADLAALTALRLALHSEEAAGKAGAPTEPDAARGAIAVRAGDTLRTDAFPGLAVDAVLCHPPFNERNWGHEELAYDPRWEYGLPARTESELAWVQHALAHLREDGTAVLLMPPAAASRRSGRRIRADLLRRGALRAVIALPAGAAPPYGIPLHLWVLRKPGADRRPTPELLVVDTAESPETAPGAVGRDRMDWAAVRNTALDAWSAFDRPGAPDSGDATVDRPGVSRVVPVIELLDDDVDLAPARHLPPPAAGGAAELDRVRERLDETLKLTARLTPPPASPREPSRRTLTTVGELVRSGVLQLRTGSGTGGGAAPVLTEQDVLAGAAPSGTPTGTTAPEDEPLLLEPGDVVLPVLGGGTLSRVVDDATAGAVLGRNLQVLRPDPAALDPWFLAGFLRGTANNRQASSYASTAARLDARRLQLPRVPLSEQQRYGRQFRTLAAFEDALRTAGRLGGQLLQGMYDGLTDGTVDPAPPH; encoded by the coding sequence GTGCCCGAGAACTCGACAGAGGTGACCGCCGCCGGGATCGCCCGGCTCGCGGGTGTGGGGCGCGCGGCCGTCAGTAACTGGCGCCGGCGTCACGCCGACTTCCCCCGGCCGGTCGGCGGCACCGACACCAGCCCGTCCTTCTCCCTGCCCGAGGTCGAGCAGTGGCTCCGCGACCAGGGAAAACTGGCCGAGGTGCCTCTGCGCGAGCGGGTCTGGCAGCAGCTGACCGGGCATCCGGCCGGGGCCGTCACCGCGCTGGTCCACGCGGGCTGCGCCCTGCTGCTCGTCAGGGACAGGCCGACGGCGTGGCTGGAGATCACCGCGGTGTCCGACGCCCGGATGGCCGAGGTCCTGCCGGTCGCCCTGGACGAGGTGCTCACGGCCCGTCTGGGCCCCGAGCGCGCGGTTCACACTCCGACCGGACCCGAGCTGCTGGCGTCCGTCCCCCTGCTGCGCGCCACCGCCGAACTCGCGGCCGGGACGGGGGCACGCCGCGCCTTCGAGTTCCTGTTCGTCCGCCAGCTCGATGCCAATCCCCGCCAGTACACACTCACCCCGCCGGGGCTCGCCGCCCTGATGGCGGACCTGGCCGAGCAGGTCACGCGCGGGGCGGGCGGCGGACCGGCCGGGGGGCGGACGGCAGACCGCACCGTCCTCGACCCCGCGGCCGGGACCGGCGCCCTGCTGCGCGCGGTCGGCGGCCCGGTGACCCTGTACGCCCAGGAGGCCGACGCCGATCTCGCCGCGCTCACCGCGCTCCGCCTCGCCCTGCACTCGGAAGAGGCCGCAGGGAAGGCCGGGGCACCCACGGAACCTGACGCGGCCCGGGGCGCGATCGCCGTACGGGCCGGGGACACCCTGCGCACGGACGCCTTCCCGGGCCTCGCCGTGGACGCCGTCCTCTGCCACCCGCCGTTCAACGAGCGCAACTGGGGGCACGAGGAGCTGGCCTACGACCCACGCTGGGAATACGGCCTCCCCGCCCGCACGGAGTCCGAACTCGCCTGGGTCCAGCACGCGCTGGCCCATCTCCGCGAGGACGGCACCGCCGTGCTGCTGATGCCGCCGGCCGCCGCGTCCCGACGGTCCGGCCGTCGTATCCGGGCCGATCTGCTGCGCCGGGGCGCCCTGCGCGCCGTCATCGCGCTCCCCGCGGGTGCCGCGCCGCCCTACGGCATCCCGCTCCACCTCTGGGTGCTGCGCAAGCCCGGGGCGGACCGGAGGCCCACGCCCGAACTCCTCGTCGTGGACACCGCCGAGTCCCCCGAGACCGCCCCGGGGGCCGTCGGCCGTGACCGGATGGACTGGGCGGCCGTACGGAACACCGCACTCGACGCCTGGAGCGCCTTCGACCGCCCGGGAGCCCCCGACAGCGGGGACGCCACCGTGGACCGGCCCGGCGTCAGCCGCGTGGTTCCCGTCATCGAACTGCTCGACGACGACGTCGACCTCGCCCCCGCCCGCCATCTGCCGCCCCCCGCGGCGGGTGGTGCCGCCGAACTCGACCGGGTGAGGGAACGGCTTGACGAGACCCTGAAGCTCACCGCCCGCCTCACCCCGCCGCCCGCCTCACCCCGCGAACCGTCCCGGCGCACCCTGACCACGGTCGGCGAACTCGTCCGCTCCGGGGTCCTGCAACTGCGCACCGGCTCCGGCACGGGCGGCGGTGCCGCCCCCGTCCTCACCGAGCAGGACGTCCTCGCCGGGGCGGCCCCCAGCGGCACCCCGACCGGCACGACCGCCCCGGAGGACGAACCGCTCCTGCTGGAGCCCGGCGACGTCGTGCTGCCCGTGCTCGGCGGTGGGACGCTCTCCCGGGTCGTGGACGACGCCACCGCCGGCGCGGTGCTCGGCCGCAACCTGCAGGTGCTGCGCCCTGATCCGGCCGCACTGGACCCCTGGTTCCTCGCCGGGTTCCTGCGCGGTACCGCCAACAACCGCCAGGCCAGCAGCTACGCCTCGACGGCGGCCCGGCTCGACGCGCGCCGTCTCCAGCTGCCTCGGGTTCCCCTTTCCGAACAGCAGCGGTACGGACGGCAGTTCCGCACCCTCGCCGCGTTCGAGGACGCCCTGCGCACAGCGGGCCGGCTCGGCGGACAGCTGCTCCAAGGGATGTACGACGGCCTGACGGACGGCACGGTCGACCCGGCGCCCCCACACTGA
- a CDS encoding serine/threonine-protein kinase, with the protein MNGRVIAGRYALATILGQGGMGQVWTAYDQRLDRRVAVKLLRPDRVAGPSGREAADDLRRRFVRECRVTAQVDHPGLVTVHDAGSDGEDLYLVMQYVEGADLADHLAEHDPYPWPWAVAVAAQLCAVLSAVHAVPIVHRDLKPRNAMVKPDGTLTVLDLGIASVMDTDTTRLTHTGSPVGSPAYMAPEQAMGGAVGPYTDLYALGVLLHELLSGDVPFAGSTALGVLHRHLYEPPLPVRHLRPEVPEALEALVLRLLSKDPQHRPASAQEVYESLRPLLPGAGSPSGPLDPTRPFLRPHAPWPDRAAVPASAPAPVQQAPAPPHEPPARPDVAQAVDDVNRLLGEGRITQAVDILGGILPAAAEEHGEHSPVVRILRKQYAATLMDDGQYRRALPELRRLADDRTAEAGPADPQTLQFRYDAALCLEQLGEAAAALAEYRAVLPCYENGYATSSGPGRAFDIRRRIAHLLLGVGDHTAGRGQLQALLYDTERAYGPHHPLPTELRRQLTHHQEVRGSR; encoded by the coding sequence GTGAACGGGCGTGTCATCGCCGGGCGTTACGCGCTGGCGACGATTCTCGGCCAGGGCGGCATGGGTCAGGTCTGGACGGCGTACGACCAGCGGCTCGACCGCAGGGTCGCGGTGAAGCTCCTGCGTCCCGACCGGGTGGCGGGCCCCTCCGGCCGTGAGGCCGCCGACGATCTGCGCCGCCGCTTCGTCCGCGAGTGCCGGGTCACCGCGCAGGTCGACCACCCCGGTCTCGTCACCGTCCATGACGCGGGGAGCGACGGCGAGGACCTCTACCTCGTCATGCAGTACGTCGAGGGAGCGGACCTCGCCGACCACCTGGCCGAGCACGACCCCTACCCGTGGCCCTGGGCCGTGGCGGTCGCCGCCCAGCTGTGCGCGGTGCTCTCCGCGGTGCACGCGGTGCCGATCGTCCACCGCGACCTCAAGCCCCGAAACGCGATGGTGAAGCCCGACGGCACCCTCACGGTGCTCGACCTCGGCATCGCCTCCGTCATGGACACCGACACGACCCGCCTGACCCACACGGGCTCCCCGGTCGGTTCCCCGGCCTACATGGCCCCGGAACAGGCGATGGGCGGCGCGGTCGGCCCCTACACCGACCTGTACGCGCTCGGTGTGCTCCTCCACGAGCTCCTCAGCGGTGACGTTCCGTTCGCCGGATCGACCGCCCTGGGTGTCCTGCACCGCCATCTCTACGAGCCGCCGCTCCCGGTCCGCCATCTCAGGCCCGAGGTCCCCGAGGCGCTCGAAGCACTCGTCCTGCGGCTGCTCTCCAAGGACCCGCAGCACCGGCCCGCCTCCGCCCAGGAGGTCTACGAGTCCCTGCGGCCCCTGCTGCCCGGCGCCGGCTCGCCCTCGGGCCCGCTCGACCCGACCCGCCCGTTCCTCCGCCCGCACGCCCCCTGGCCCGACCGGGCGGCCGTGCCGGCATCGGCGCCGGCCCCCGTCCAGCAGGCCCCCGCCCCACCTCACGAGCCGCCCGCCCGGCCGGACGTGGCGCAGGCCGTCGACGACGTGAATCGACTGCTCGGCGAGGGCCGCATCACCCAGGCCGTCGACATCCTCGGGGGAATCCTGCCCGCCGCGGCCGAGGAGCACGGCGAACACTCACCGGTCGTACGGATCCTGCGCAAGCAGTACGCGGCCACGCTGATGGACGACGGCCAGTACCGCCGCGCCCTCCCGGAGCTCCGCCGCCTCGCCGACGACCGCACGGCGGAGGCGGGGCCCGCCGACCCCCAGACCCTGCAGTTCCGTTACGACGCGGCGCTGTGCCTGGAGCAGCTGGGTGAGGCGGCCGCCGCGCTCGCCGAGTACCGCGCGGTCCTCCCCTGTTACGAGAACGGCTACGCGACCTCCAGCGGTCCCGGCCGGGCCTTCGACATCCGCAGGCGGATCGCCCATCTCCTGCTGGGGGTGGGCGACCACACGGCGGGCCGCGGGCAGTTGCAGGCCCTCCTGTACGACACCGAACGCGCCTACGGCCCTCACCACCCGCTCCCCACGGAGCTCCGCCGCCAACTGACCCACCACCAGGAGGTGCGCGGCTCGAGGTGA
- a CDS encoding SurA N-terminal domain-containing protein: MHRRRRTALALSAATLLAAPLLTACGGEAHPGAAAVVGGDRIDVATVQAQAADVRTAQQKSEQSEELVAKSGQLTRVKLSGLIFGRVLDRAAKDAGVSVSRKEIQQIRGVAAEQSGGEEGVRTLMLEQRWVAPGQIEASLRQEVQLQKLARSLGADLQSPAGVQAVGQALTEASKALRIDVNPRYGSWDNQKVQLSTYKAPWITQVTPVQGQDPEAGA; this comes from the coding sequence TTGCACCGCCGTCGTCGCACCGCGCTCGCCCTTTCCGCCGCAACGCTCCTCGCGGCACCCCTCCTGACCGCCTGCGGCGGCGAGGCCCACCCCGGTGCCGCGGCCGTGGTCGGAGGCGACCGGATCGACGTGGCCACCGTCCAGGCGCAGGCGGCCGACGTGCGGACCGCGCAGCAGAAGTCGGAGCAGTCCGAGGAACTGGTCGCGAAGTCGGGCCAGCTGACCCGGGTCAAGCTGTCCGGGCTGATCTTCGGACGGGTCCTGGACCGGGCCGCGAAGGACGCCGGGGTGAGCGTCAGCCGCAAGGAGATCCAGCAGATCCGAGGCGTCGCCGCCGAGCAGTCCGGCGGCGAGGAGGGCGTGCGGACCCTGATGCTGGAGCAGCGCTGGGTCGCGCCCGGCCAGATCGAGGCGAGCCTGCGCCAGGAGGTCCAGCTCCAGAAGCTGGCCCGGTCGCTCGGCGCCGACCTGCAGAGCCCCGCCGGCGTGCAGGCCGTCGGACAGGCGCTCACCGAGGCGTCGAAGGCGCTCCGCATCGACGTCAACCCGCGCTACGGCAGCTGGGACAACCAGAAGGTCCAGCTCAGCACGTACAAGGCGCCGTGGATCACCCAGGTCACGCCCGTGCAGGGCCAGGACCCGGAGGCAGGCGCCTGA
- a CDS encoding nucleoside triphosphate pyrophosphohydrolase yields MNAEDPGRIVLLTASHRVAPGLLSWPAWQTLRAADRVLCAERDHPQLPYLEEAGVAVEHVAPTAEELVDDCAGGRTVVVLVGGEGNQPLTDGLARLGGSGRVQMPDLELLPGSYDLPGARLLDLVQVMDRIRLECPWTSQKTHKGLAKYAIEEAYELVEAIEDGDREELREELGDVLLQVVFHARIAQEDEEEPFGIDDVAATIVEKLIHRHPHVFGDETAETPEDVHAHWLRTKAIEKQRASVTDGVPLGQPGLALAAKLGSRARAAGLGTALPEGEGVGYRLLALAVRAEQDGTDPEAALRAAARAYRDAIRAAEGLGAGPDSVEG; encoded by the coding sequence GTGAACGCTGAAGACCCCGGCCGCATCGTCCTGCTCACCGCCAGCCACCGGGTCGCCCCCGGTCTGCTGTCCTGGCCCGCCTGGCAGACGCTGCGGGCCGCCGACCGGGTGCTGTGCGCCGAGCGGGACCATCCGCAGCTGCCGTATCTGGAGGAGGCGGGGGTCGCCGTCGAGCACGTCGCGCCCACGGCCGAGGAACTGGTGGACGACTGCGCGGGCGGCCGGACCGTGGTGGTGCTGGTGGGCGGCGAGGGGAACCAGCCGCTCACCGACGGACTGGCCCGTCTCGGCGGTTCGGGCCGGGTGCAGATGCCGGACCTGGAGCTGCTGCCCGGTTCGTACGACCTGCCCGGCGCCCGGCTCCTGGATCTGGTCCAGGTGATGGACCGGATCCGGCTCGAATGCCCGTGGACCTCGCAGAAGACGCACAAGGGCCTCGCGAAGTACGCCATCGAGGAGGCGTACGAACTGGTCGAGGCCATCGAGGACGGTGACCGCGAGGAACTGCGCGAGGAACTCGGCGACGTCCTGCTGCAGGTCGTCTTCCACGCGCGCATCGCGCAGGAGGACGAGGAGGAGCCGTTCGGCATCGACGACGTCGCGGCCACGATCGTCGAGAAGCTGATCCACCGTCATCCCCATGTGTTCGGCGACGAGACCGCCGAGACGCCGGAGGACGTCCACGCCCACTGGCTCCGCACGAAGGCGATCGAGAAGCAGCGCGCGTCGGTCACCGACGGGGTGCCGCTCGGTCAGCCGGGCCTGGCGCTGGCGGCCAAGCTCGGCAGCAGGGCCCGCGCCGCGGGCCTCGGCACCGCGCTCCCCGAGGGCGAGGGGGTCGGCTACCGCCTGCTGGCTCTAGCGGTACGGGCGGAGCAGGACGGCACGGACCCGGAGGCCGCCCTGCGGGCCGCAGCCCGCGCCTACCGGGACGCGATCCGGGCGGCGGAGGGACTCGGGGCCGGCCCGGATAGCGTCGAGGGGTGA
- a CDS encoding cytochrome P450, producing MNDSPDTPSAPDAAADTPSAPDAAPELFTWEFATDPYPAYAWLREHSPVHRTTLPSGVEAWLVTRYADARQALADTRLSKNPAHHAGSANAKGKTGIPGERKAELTTHLLNIDPPDHTRLRRLVSKAFTPRRVAEFAPRVQELTDRLIDGFAEKGEADLIHDFAFPLPIYAICDLLGVPREDQDDFRDWAGMMIRHGGGPRGGVARSVKKMRGYLAELIHRKRESPGDDLISGLIRASDHGEHLSENEAAAMAFILLFAGFETTVNLIGNGTYALLRDPSQRERLQRSLAAGETELLATGIEELLRYDGPVELATWRYATEPVTLGGQDIAAGDPVLVVLAAADRDPDRFQNADTLDLARSDNQHLGYGHGIHYCLGAPLARLEGQVALATLLRRLPDLRLAAEPADLRWRGGLIMRGLRTLPVEFGPVRPAGEGDTLSTL from the coding sequence GTGAACGACAGCCCCGATACGCCCTCCGCGCCGGACGCGGCGGCCGATACGCCCTCCGCGCCGGACGCAGCTCCCGAACTCTTCACCTGGGAGTTCGCCACCGACCCGTACCCCGCCTACGCCTGGCTCCGCGAACACAGCCCCGTGCACCGCACGACGCTGCCCAGCGGGGTCGAGGCCTGGCTGGTGACCCGGTACGCCGACGCCCGGCAGGCACTCGCCGACACCCGGCTCTCCAAGAACCCGGCCCACCACGCGGGGTCCGCGAACGCCAAGGGCAAGACGGGCATCCCCGGGGAGCGCAAGGCGGAGCTGACGACGCACCTGCTGAACATCGACCCGCCGGACCACACCCGGCTGCGCCGGCTCGTGTCCAAGGCGTTCACCCCGCGCCGGGTCGCGGAGTTCGCGCCGCGCGTGCAGGAGCTGACGGACCGCCTCATCGACGGCTTCGCCGAGAAGGGGGAGGCGGACCTCATCCACGACTTCGCGTTCCCCCTGCCCATCTACGCGATCTGCGACCTGCTGGGCGTGCCGCGCGAGGACCAGGACGACTTCCGTGACTGGGCGGGCATGATGATCCGGCACGGCGGGGGGCCGCGCGGCGGGGTCGCCAGATCGGTCAAGAAGATGCGCGGCTATCTCGCCGAGCTCATCCACCGCAAGCGGGAGAGCCCGGGTGACGACCTGATCTCGGGGCTGATCCGGGCGAGCGACCACGGCGAGCACCTCAGCGAGAACGAGGCAGCCGCCATGGCGTTCATTTTGTTGTTCGCCGGTTTCGAGACGACGGTGAACCTCATCGGCAACGGCACCTACGCACTGCTGCGCGATCCGTCCCAGCGCGAGCGGCTGCAACGCTCCCTGGCGGCGGGGGAGACGGAACTGCTCGCCACGGGCATCGAGGAGCTGCTGCGCTACGACGGGCCGGTGGAGCTCGCGACATGGCGCTACGCCACCGAGCCCGTGACCCTGGGAGGACAGGACATCGCGGCCGGGGACCCCGTACTCGTGGTTCTGGCCGCCGCGGATCGGGATCCGGACAGATTCCAGAATGCGGACACCCTGGATCTCGCTCGGAGTGACAACCAGCACCTGGGCTACGGGCACGGAATCCACTACTGCCTGGGAGCTCCGCTGGCCCGCCTGGAGGGGCAGGTGGCTCTGGCGACACTGCTGCGACGCCTCCCCGACCTGCGGCTCGCTGCGGAACCTGCCGATTTGCGCTGGCGCGGCGGGCTCATCATGCGTGGACTACGCACCCTTCCCGTGGAGTTCGGTCCCGTACGGCCGGCGGGGGAAGGTGACACGCTGTCAACTCTGTGA
- a CDS encoding transglycosylase family protein — MGSATGRHRRPRQAPAIVVAAGVTGSAIAIPLLGAGGAQAADASTWDRVAECESGGMWSADLGNGYYGGLQFSQDTWKAYGGTDFASRADLASRSQQIAVAEKVLDDKGPQAWPSCAVISGLALDGTLPGIDPGGDPSAEASGTATGTPSAEATDPSSTADDADRQDDAGSKGEAKGNTSGGTAAESDEADRTGASQSATPSPEASGAAKDDTAKGDAAKGDAAKGGKHRGTPAPEGSAEGSAGSELDEGRESGRHASRGDSGAREGAEGTYTVREGDNLWAIADTQELAGGWTALYEANKDELGSDPDLILPGQSLELGLGADTQEPVAPETAAAN, encoded by the coding sequence ATGGGCTCCGCGACCGGCAGACACCGCCGCCCTCGCCAGGCACCCGCCATCGTCGTCGCCGCAGGCGTGACCGGATCGGCCATCGCCATCCCGCTGCTCGGCGCGGGCGGCGCACAAGCCGCCGACGCGTCGACCTGGGACCGGGTCGCCGAATGCGAGAGCGGCGGCATGTGGAGTGCCGACCTGGGCAACGGCTACTACGGAGGCCTGCAGTTCTCGCAGGACACCTGGAAGGCCTACGGAGGTACGGACTTCGCTTCTCGCGCCGACCTCGCGAGCCGCTCGCAGCAGATAGCCGTCGCCGAGAAGGTGCTGGACGACAAGGGGCCGCAGGCGTGGCCCAGCTGCGCCGTGATCTCCGGGCTGGCCCTGGACGGGACCCTGCCGGGCATCGACCCGGGCGGCGATCCTTCGGCCGAGGCCTCCGGCACCGCCACCGGGACGCCCTCCGCCGAGGCGACGGATCCGTCGTCCACGGCGGACGACGCGGACCGGCAGGACGACGCCGGCTCGAAGGGCGAGGCGAAGGGGAACACCTCCGGCGGTACGGCGGCCGAGAGCGACGAAGCGGACAGGACCGGCGCGTCGCAGTCCGCCACTCCGTCCCCCGAGGCTTCCGGCGCGGCGAAGGACGACACGGCGAAGGGCGACGCGGCGAAGGGTGACGCGGCGAAGGGCGGGAAGCACCGCGGCACGCCGGCTCCCGAGGGCAGCGCCGAGGGCAGCGCCGGGTCGGAGCTGGACGAGGGGCGCGAGTCCGGCCGGCACGCCTCACGCGGTGACTCCGGGGCCCGTGAGGGCGCCGAGGGGACGTACACCGTCCGCGAGGGCGACAACCTCTGGGCGATCGCCGACACGCAGGAGCTCGCCGGCGGCTGGACCGCTCTCTACGAGGCCAACAAGGACGAGCTGGGTTCCGACCCGGACCTGATCCTGCCCGGCCAGAGCCTGGAACTCGGACTCGGGGCGGACACGCAGGAGCCGGTGGCTCCGGAGACCGCTGCGGCCAACTGA
- a CDS encoding transglycosylase family protein yields MLLSSKGKHRRPSKAVRIATLAGVTGAAVAVPLMGATGASAASVDTWDAVAQCESGGNWSINTGNGYYGGLQFSASSWAAAGGTQYAARADLATKGQQIATAEKLLELQGPGAWACAGAGGLTNDGVDPGVDTGSGKNGDTDPQAAPERKAEQPTTRSEKRTAPEKTVTTPTGQKVEKGDGEYKVKAGDTLGKIADAKKVKGGWEKLFKLNDDIVDDADLIFPGQQLHLK; encoded by the coding sequence ATGCTGCTTTCCAGCAAGGGCAAGCACCGTCGCCCGTCCAAGGCCGTCCGCATCGCGACCCTGGCCGGTGTCACCGGTGCCGCCGTCGCCGTCCCGCTGATGGGCGCGACCGGTGCCTCCGCCGCCTCCGTCGACACCTGGGACGCCGTCGCCCAGTGCGAGTCCGGTGGCAACTGGTCCATCAACACCGGCAACGGCTACTACGGCGGTCTGCAGTTCTCGGCGTCCAGCTGGGCCGCCGCCGGCGGTACGCAGTACGCCGCCCGCGCCGACCTGGCCACCAAGGGCCAGCAGATAGCCACCGCCGAGAAGCTCCTCGAACTGCAGGGCCCGGGAGCCTGGGCCTGCGCCGGTGCCGGCGGCCTGACGAACGACGGTGTGGACCCGGGCGTCGACACCGGCTCCGGCAAGAACGGCGACACGGACCCGCAGGCCGCGCCGGAGCGCAAGGCCGAGCAGCCCACCACGCGCAGCGAGAAGCGCACGGCTCCCGAGAAGACCGTCACCACCCCGACCGGCCAGAAGGTCGAGAAGGGCGACGGCGAGTACAAGGTGAAGGCCGGCGACACCCTCGGCAAGATCGCCGACGCCAAGAAGGTCAAGGGCGGCTGGGAGAAGCTCTTCAAGCTGAACGACGACATCGTCGACGACGCGGACCTGATCTTCCCGGGGCAGCAGCTCCACCTGAAGTAG
- the eno gene encoding phosphopyruvate hydratase, which translates to MPSIDVVVAREILDSRGNPTVEVEVGLDDGSTGRAAVPSGASTGAFEAIELRDGDPNRYQGKGVEKAVLAVIEQIGPELVGYDATEQRLIDQAMFDLDATENKGSLGANAILGVSLAVAHAASEASDLPLFRYLGGPNAHLLPVPMMNILNGGSHADSNVDIQEFMIAPIGAESFSEALRWGAEIYHTLKKVLKTKGLSTGLGDEGGFAPNLESNRAALDLILEAVKEAGYVPGRDIALALDVAASEFYKDGVYEFEGKSRSAAEMTEYYEELVSAYPLVSIEDPLYEDDWAGWKVITDKLGSKVQIVGDDLFVTNPERLARGIEEGSANALLVKVNQIGSLTETLDAVELAQRNGFKCMMSHRSGETEDVTIADLAVAVNCGQIKTGAPARSDRVAKYNQLLRIEEILDDAAVYAGRSAFPRFRFEG; encoded by the coding sequence GTGCCGTCCATCGACGTCGTCGTAGCCAGGGAAATCCTCGACTCCCGGGGCAACCCCACGGTCGAGGTCGAGGTTGGCCTCGACGACGGCAGCACGGGACGTGCTGCTGTCCCGTCCGGAGCCTCCACCGGCGCGTTCGAGGCCATCGAGCTTCGCGACGGTGACCCCAACCGCTACCAGGGCAAGGGCGTCGAGAAGGCCGTCCTCGCCGTGATCGAGCAGATCGGCCCGGAGCTCGTCGGCTACGACGCCACCGAGCAGCGCCTCATCGACCAGGCGATGTTCGACCTGGACGCCACCGAGAACAAGGGCTCCCTCGGCGCCAACGCCATCCTCGGTGTCTCGCTGGCCGTGGCGCACGCCGCGTCCGAGGCCTCCGACCTCCCGCTGTTCCGCTACCTCGGCGGCCCGAACGCGCACCTGCTGCCCGTTCCGATGATGAACATCCTGAACGGCGGCTCGCACGCCGACTCCAACGTGGACATCCAGGAGTTCATGATCGCGCCGATCGGCGCCGAGTCGTTCTCCGAGGCCCTTCGCTGGGGCGCGGAGATCTACCACACGCTGAAGAAGGTCCTGAAGACCAAGGGCCTGTCCACCGGTCTCGGTGACGAGGGCGGCTTCGCCCCCAACCTCGAGTCCAACCGCGCCGCCCTCGACCTCATCCTCGAGGCCGTCAAGGAGGCCGGTTACGTCCCGGGCCGCGACATCGCGCTCGCGCTCGACGTCGCCGCGTCCGAGTTCTACAAGGACGGCGTCTACGAGTTCGAGGGCAAGTCCCGCTCGGCCGCCGAGATGACCGAGTACTACGAGGAGCTCGTCTCCGCGTACCCGCTGGTCTCCATCGAGGACCCGCTGTACGAGGACGACTGGGCGGGCTGGAAGGTCATCACCGACAAGCTCGGCTCCAAGGTGCAGATCGTCGGTGACGACCTGTTCGTCACCAACCCCGAGCGTCTCGCCCGCGGTATCGAGGAGGGCTCGGCCAACGCCCTGCTGGTCAAGGTCAACCAGATCGGCTCGCTGACCGAGACCCTCGACGCCGTCGAGCTGGCCCAGCGCAACGGCTTCAAGTGCATGATGTCCCACCGCTCCGGTGAGACCGAGGACGTCACCATCGCCGACCTCGCCGTCGCCGTGAACTGTGGCCAGATCAAGACCGGTGCCCCGGCCCGCTCGGACCGCGTCGCCAAGTACAACCAGCTGCTGCGCATCGAGGAGATCCTCGACGACGCCGCGGTGTACGCCGGTCGTTCGGCGTTCCCGCGGTTCCGCTTCGAGGGCTGA